In Turicibacter sanguinis, a genomic segment contains:
- a CDS encoding sigma-70 family RNA polymerase sigma factor, giving the protein MDRVLVIPWVKKVEEVSERQLAKKAIRGDHDAYGELLKRHKAYFYKMAFSYVKEQQVALDIVGEMTYLGLMKIHQLKNPDYFKTWMTKILIHVALKEIKKQQDVMPLLDQVDIQEVNKGISIEQKLDLYEAMDRLRPEYKMVIILKFFNDYKEKEIADLMELPLNTVKSHLRRAKEELNVLLKGGCFNE; this is encoded by the coding sequence ATGGATCGTGTATTAGTAATACCTTGGGTTAAAAAAGTAGAGGAAGTCAGTGAGAGGCAGTTAGCTAAAAAGGCGATAAGAGGAGATCATGATGCTTATGGTGAACTACTTAAGCGTCATAAAGCCTATTTTTATAAAATGGCCTTTAGTTATGTGAAGGAGCAACAAGTAGCCCTTGATATTGTTGGAGAGATGACCTATTTAGGATTGATGAAGATTCATCAATTAAAGAATCCCGATTATTTTAAGACATGGATGACGAAAATTTTGATTCATGTGGCTTTAAAGGAAATCAAGAAGCAGCAGGATGTGATGCCATTATTAGATCAGGTTGATATTCAGGAGGTTAACAAAGGAATTTCGATTGAACAAAAGTTAGATTTGTATGAAGCAATGGATCGATTACGGCCTGAGTATAAAATGGTAATTATTTTAAAGTTTTTTAATGATTATAAAGAAAAAGAGATAGCCGATTTGATGGAGTTACCGCTAAATACCGTAAAAAGTCATTTAAGACGCGCGAAAGAGGAGTTAAATGTTTTATTAAAGGGAGGATGTTTTAATGAATAA